The sequence below is a genomic window from Mycobacterium spongiae.
AATTACCCGTTCTACCTGACCCTGGGTCCGGCGGTCGGGGCGATCGCCGCCGGAAATGCGGTCGTCCTCAAACCGTCGGAAATTGCCCCAGCGTCGTCGCGATTGATGGCCGAATTGGTGCCGCGCTATCTCGACAACGATGCGATCGCGGTCATCGAAGGCGACGGCTCGGTAAGTCAGGAGCTGATTGCCCAGGGCCTGGACCGGGTGATGTTCACCGGCGGCACCGAGATCGGCCGCAAGGTTTACGAAGGCGCGGCGCCGCACCTGACTCCCGTCACACTTGAGCTTGGCGGCAAGAGCCCCGTGATCGTCGCCGACGACGCCGATGTGGATGTCGCGGCCAAGCGCATCGCCTGGATCAAACTGCTCAATGCTGGTCAGACGTGCGTTGCGCCCGACTATGTGCTGGCTGACGCAAAGATCCGTGACGAGCTGGTCGGCAAGATCAGTGCCGCCATCACGAAGTTCGGGTCCGGGGAGCCGGGCGGAATGCGGATTGTCAACCAACGCCAATTCGACCGGCTCAGCGGCTACATATCCGATGCGAAAGCCCAAGCCGAAGCTGGCGGAAAAAACGACGTTGTCGTGGGCGGCGGGTGCGACGCATCCAAGCTGCGGATCCAACCGACCGTGGTTGTCGACCCCGATCCCAACGGGCCGTTGATGAGCAACGAGATCTTCGGGCCGATCCTGCCGGTTCTGTCGGTCGACTCCCTCGACGATGCGATACGGTTCGTCAATTCACGGCCCAAGCCCTTGTCCGCCTACCTGTTCACGAAGTCGCGCCACGTGCGCGAGCGGGTGATCAAGGAGGTGCCAGCCGGCGGGATGTTGGTCAACCATCTCGCTTTCCAGGTATCGACTGCCAAATTGCCCTTCGGCGGCGTCGGCGCGTCGGGCATGGGTGCCTACCACGGCCGCTGGGGTTTTGAGGAGTTCAGCCACCGCAAGTCGGTGTTGACCAAACCCACGCGGCCCGACCTGTCGAGCTTCACCTACCCGCCGTATACCGAGCGGGCGTTCAAGCTGGCCCGCAAGCTGTTCTGACATGAGCCGGCAGCTGCCGGCGCGGACCGACCGCAACAACCCCGTCTGCTAATAGCTGAGAGGAACCTGATGCCCGGAGTGCAGGATCGCGTCATCGTCGTCACCGGAGCGGGTGGAGGTCTGGGCCGCGAATACGCCCTCACCCTCGCCGGTGAGGGCGCCAGCGTCGTCATCAACGATCTCGGCGGTGCCCGCGACGGCACCGGCGCCGGATCGGCGATGGCCGATCAAGTCGTCGCGGAGATCCGCGACGCGGGCGGCCGCGCGGTCGCCAACTACGACAGCGTCGCCACCGAAGACGGCGCGGCGAACATCATCAAGACCGCGCTCGACGAGTTCGGTGCGGTGCACGGTGTGGTAAGCAACGCCGGGATCCTGCGCGACGGCACGTTCCACAAGATGACCTCGGAGAACTGGGACGCGGTCCTGAAGGTGCACCTGTACGGCGGATACAACGTGCTGCGCGCGGCCTGGCCGCATTTCCGCGAACAGAGCTACGGGCGAGCGGTGGTCGCGACCTCCACCAGCGGCCTGTTCGGCAACTTCGGTCAGACCAACTACGGTGCGGCCAAGCTTGGCCTGGTCGGCATGATCAACACGCTGGCGCTCGAGGGCGCCAAGTACAACATCCACGTCAACGCGCTCGCCCCGATCGCGGCCACTCGGATGACCCAGGACATCATGCCGCCTGAGGTCCTCGAGAAGCTCACGCCGGATTTCGTCGCGCCGGTCGTCGCCCATTTGTGCACCGAGGAATGCTCCGACAATGGATCGGTGTTCATCGTCGGCGGCGGCAAGGTGCAGCGGGCCGCGTTGTTCCAAAACGACGGAGTCAACTTCGACAAGCCGCCGTCTGTACAGGATGTGGCGGCGCACTGGGCCGAGATCACCGACCTGTCCGGGGCGAAAAAAGCTGGATTCAAACTGTAGCTGTACATGAAAGCTTGTGTCGTAAAAGAGCTTTCCGGCCCGTCCGGCATGGTGTACACCGATATCGATGATGTGTCCGGTGACGATGGGAACGTGGTCATCGACGTTCGCGCTGCCGGAGTGTGCTATCCCGACCTGCTACTGACCAAGGGCGAGTATCAGCTGAAGCTGCCGCCGCCGTTTGTGCCTGGCATGGAAACCGCCGGTGTGGTGCGGTCCGCGCCGCCGGGATCGGGTTTCACTGTGGGCGAACGAGTTTCGGGGTTCGGAGTTCTCGGCTGCTACGCCGAACAAGTGGCTGTTCCAGTGGCCAATGTGGTCCGTAGCCCCCCGGAGCTCGACGACGCCGAAGCCGTGTCATTGTTGGTCAACTACAACACCATGTACTTCGCCTTGGCGCACCGCGCGGGTTTGCGGCCTGGCAACACCGTGCTGGTGTTGGGCGCGTCCGGCGGGGTGGGCACCGCGGCCGTGCAGATCGCCAAGGCGATGGGCGCCGCCGAAGTGATCGCCGTGGTGCACCGCGAGGCCGCGATTGACTATGTCGCGGCGCTTGGTGCCGACGTCGTGGTGACGTCGACGGATGACTGGACTCAGCGGGTGGTGGACAAGACTGCCGGTAAAGGAGTCGACATCGTTGTCGATCCCGTTGGCGGCGAGGCCTTCGATGACGCGCTTAGCGTGCTGGCGATCGACGGCAAGTTGCTGGTGATCGGCTTCGCCGCCGGCGATATTCCCACCCTCACGGTCAACCGCTTGCTGCTGCGCAACGTCAGCGTGGTGGGCGTCGCCTGGGGCGAGTACCTCAACCAAGTTCCCGGTTCGGCCGCCCTGTTCGCCTCGGGCCTGGGCCAACTGGTTTTCTTGGGGCTCAAACCGCCTCCGCCGCTGCGCTATCCGCTGTCGGAGGGCCAGGCTGCGCTGCAGACGTTGGCCGACGGAGGGGTGCTGGGCAAGGTCGTCCTCGAGCCGTAGCTCATCGTGCCGCCGGTAGCGCGACCTGAGCCTTAGGTAAAGAGACTCTCAACGTCGCTGACGGTGTCGGCGGCGGCGGAGAGGAGGACGAGGAATTCCACGCCACCCGCAATTGAGGTCAGACCTGCGGTGGCCGCCAACGGTAACCCGATCGCGTTAATCAGATTGCCCTGGGCGAGCTGGCTTGCGAACAGTTGGGTGTTGTACAGCGGCAGCGAGGTTGCCAGCGCGAGGCCGATGTCCGCGGTCGGCAGCAGAACGGCATAGTTGGTCGAGATGATTGAGGTGAGCGTATTGACCACCTCGGCCGGGGTCGGCGCGGCGGCCAAAGCGCTGGCAAAGTCCGCGGGTTGCGGCGGCTGGAACGTCGGGAGCGTGATCGGCTGGGCCAGCAATGCCTGCACATCGGCGGTGAAGTCCTGGATGCCTTCCTGCGTTCCCGCGACCAGGGCATCGCCGATGACCTGCGGGGGCACGTCGGGCCAGATCCCGAATGGCGTCTGCACGTCGGCCGGGCCGGTCGAATAGCCGAAGTTCGGATCGCCGTAGCCAAGATTGACGATCACTTCCAGGTTCGGCTGAATCAGGTTGGCCAGCGGGTTTCCGATGACGGGTATGGCACGCAACGGTTCCAGAAGCGGCAGGTTCTCTGTGGGAATCATGTAGTAGTCGGTGACCCCGGTGTAGCCGGGCGATGTCGGTAGTTCGATGGCGGCGTCGACCTGTGCCGGTGTGAGGTCCATATACCCCGTATGTACGAACACGATTCCCGCAATCGCATTGAGGTTGGAGATGATGTTGAGCGGGTACTGGGGGAAACTGGCGAACCCGTCATACTCGCGGGTGTAAATGGCCGTTGGATAGATCGTGTCCGACGGCGTCGCGCCATAGAACGTCAGGCCCAAGCTCGGGAGCGTCAGACCGGGGAATCGCGCCAGCATACCGCCGTTGGGATTCATTTCGTTGCCAACGAGTACGAAGTTGAGGTCGGTGGCCGGAGGGGCCGCCGGACCCATGGCCGCGAGCTGTTGCATTTCCAGTGACGCGATGATGGCGCTTTGTGAATAGCCGAAAACGGTGACGGTGTTTCCGGGGATCGCGAGCTGGTCCAGGATCGCGTTGTGCATGATGGTCAAGCCCTCTTCCACCGAAGTGTTGAGGACAGATGATCTAACGCCGGTGATCGGATACAACTCTTCGGGTGTGAAGATCGCTTGTAGGGGGTTGAGCGTACGGAGGTAGAGCTCGTTGGCGGCCGCGAGGTAGGCCGGCGACGGCAGCGGAACTCCGGTGGGTCCGAAGATCAAGTTCGTCAGATTCGCCGGGAAGGGTGGAATCGCCGCCGCCGCCGGGGTTGTCGGGGCTGCGGGCAAACCCAACCCGGATTGCAGGGTGTTGGCGATGGCGGCCTCGGCATTCGCGTAGGCGTTGCCGGCGGCGGCCAACGTCTGGTGGAACTGGCTATGAAACGCCTCCACCTGGCCGAGGACGGCTTGGTATTCCTTGCCGTGCGCCGTGAAGAATTGCGCGATGGCCGCCGACACTTCGTCGGCTGCGGCGGTAGCCACGGCAGTCGTCGAGCTTGCTGCTGTCGCGCTGGCCACACTCACTGCCGAACCGATTTCCTCCACCTGCGCGGCAACCGCTCCCATGATCTGTGGCTCAGCGATCAGATACGACATGTGACGCCTCTCAGCTCGAAACTCCGGTGAACCCCGGGTTCCCGTCAGACTAGATCGGTCACCGACGCCCGACGGGCATTTCCGCGAACGAGAGTTGCCCGATTGCGTTTTCCGCATGCTGGGCAGCGCACGATCCAGCCAGATCCTTGAGGGCTAGACGATCGATCCGACGGCATCCACAACGACCCCGAGTTGGAAGCCGGCCGCGAGCGTCAGCATCGCCGTGCTCGCGGCAAGCGGAGCGCCGAAGGCATAGATGAGCCCACCGGTAGCGTCTCCGTTGAGCACTTGCTTGATCCCGTCCAGGAACAGGTTGAGGTTGTAGGACGGCAGGGTGGTCACGACCTCGTTGACAATGTCCGCTGTTGCCAGCAGTGCAGCAGATGTGCTCGCCACTGCATTCGTGATCGACCGGGTGACGTCAGTGTTGAGCGCTTGCACAGCATCGATAAAGCCGATCGGCGAGAACCCCGGCGCAGGCGCCGAAATAGGCGTGTCGGGCAGCGAACTGCCAGATCCGTCCGTGCCGCCCGATCCCAGCAGCGAGTTTGGAAACCCGGACACTGACGGCGCCACCTCGGTGGTGATGGTGGTGGCGAAATCACCGATTCCCTGCTGGGCTCCGCTGAGCAGATCGATACCGATGGTCGCCGGGATTGGTGGGAGTACCCCGAATGGGGTAGCCACGTCGGCATACCCGGTCGAATAGCCATAGTTGGGGTCGCCGTAGCCCAGGTTGACGAGGTAGGTCAAGTTCGGTTGGACCAGGTCCGCCACGGCATTGCCGATCACCGGAATCGCCCGCACCGGGTCTAGAAGCGGCAGACCCGGGTGCGTGATCATGAAGTAGTCGGTGCCGCCGCTGTAGCCGGGGGATGTCGGCAATTGAACAAGGTTGTAACCCGGGGGGAGATTCGACGGATCCAGGTCCGGATAGATGCCATGCACGAACTGGATCCCTGCAAAGGCGTTGAGCACCGATAGAACATTGATCGGGTATTGCGGGAAGGAGGCGTAGCCGTCGTATTGCAGTGTGTAGACGTCGGTTGGGTAGCCCGTGTCGGCGGGCGTCGCGCCATAGAAATCGAGTCCGATACCCGGCAGGGACAAGCCTGCGAAGCGCGACATTAGCCCACCGTTGGGATTCATCAGATTGCCCAGCAGGGTAAAGCTGAGATTAGCCGTGTTCGGGCTGCCCATCGCTGCGAGGTTTTGCATCTGCAGCGAGGCGATGATGGCGCTCTGTGAGTAGCCCACCACGTGCACGTCGTTGCCGGCGGCGAGTTGCTCCGCGATTGCGCTATTCAGGATCGTGACGCCACGGGCAACGGACTCGGTCAGGGTCAGGTCCTTGATGCCGGTGAGCGGATACAACCCTTCGGGGGTGAACAAAGCTCGTGCGTGGGCGGCAATGAAATCGGGGAAATTCGGTGTGACGTATTTCGTGACGAGGTCGTTGACGTAGGTCAACGGAGGTATGGGCAAGCCGCTGCCGCCCATCACCAGAGTGACGTCGGTCGCTGCCGCCGCCGGTGCGGTGAGGGTGCCGCCGCTGAGAGCCCGGTTGAACCCGCTGACGACGTTCAGTGGGGACAGCAACGCTGGGGCACTTGCGGTGAGGACGCTGACGGCGCGGGATGCGGCGGCGGCATTGGCGGCCTCGGCGTCGGCGTAGGCGCGCCCCGCGGCGGCCAATGTCCGGGCAAACTGGTCGTGAAAGCCCGCCATTTGTCTGGTGATCGCCTGGTATTCCTGGCCGTGTGCGCTAAACAGCGTCGCGGCGGCCGCTGATACTTCATCGGCTGCCGCCGCTGCCACAGCGGTTGTCGGCCCCGCCGCGGCCCCATTGGCCTGATTCAGGATCGAACCGATCCCAGCCACCTCCTCGGCGGCTACCACCATGCTCTCGATACCGGCCACGAGGTTTGTCATTGGCACATCTCCCTCACCAAGCAGGGCAGTTATTTGGGATGTGGCGACTATTGGGCTATTCGGTCGAACCGAACGACGAGGTGATCCGCCGGCACCAAGGCCGCCAACCGTCAGCCTAGAAGCATCCGGCCACCTAGTCCCGCGATTGGGCAGTCGAGCTACCCGCGGCCCGGGGGGCGTTAGCGAATGGGTCGGAGGAAGTCGTTCCTGAACGTGGTCGGGTCAGCCGAGGAGCACGCTGCGCAACTGGTCCACTGCAGCCTCGTTGATGCCGGAGTCGCGCAAGTAGCCGTCCAGAGATCCGTAGGTGTCATCGATCGTCTGCCGCGCGGCGGCCAGGTACTCTTCGCGAACGCCGAGGACTCCGTCGGACAGGCGCGCCTGGGTGAATGTGACCACCTCCGGGGTCAGTTCGGTATCCGCGCGTTGTTGGATCATCTCGGTGATCCTGTCTCGCAGCTGCGGTACGGAGTCATTGCTGCGCAGAAAATCCGCCCGGATAGCCGCGCGATCGACACCTATTGCTTCCAGCACGATGGCTACCACGAATCCCGTGCGATCCTTGCCGGCGAAACAGTGGGTGAGCACTGGCCGGCCGGTGGCAAGCAGGGTGATGACGTGGTGCAGGGCGCGTTGGGCTCCGCTACGTGTTGGAAACTGCCGGTATTCGTCGAGCATGTAGCCGACGGCGGCATCGTTGATCGACTCGCTACTTTGGCCCGATTCGTCGGCCGTCTCGGTGATCAACCGCCGAAATGCGTGTTCGTGCGGCGCTTCGCTGTCACTGGGCTCGTCGTCGGCGAGATCCGCGAACGGCAGCAGATGGACGTCGATGCTGTCCGGAACACGGCCAGGGCCACGCCGGGCGAGCTCCCGGGACGACCGGAGGTCAGCCACATCGGTGATGCCCAATCGGCTCAGGGCTTGTCGGCCGTCGTCGTCGAGGCGGCTCAACTCGCTCGACCGGAACAGCCGGCCGGGCCGCACCACGGTCGCGATGTCGGCGACGTCGCGGAAGTTCCACGCGCCGGGAAGATCCCGCAGAGTGGCAGCCATGGCTACGTCACCGCCGCAGCGAACGCGGTTTTTTCGCGTCCTAGCTCGGCTCGGGCGATGGATCGCAAGTGCACCTCGTCGGGTCCATCGAAGATGCGCATGGCTCGATGCCAGCTATACAGGCGCGCCAGTGGCGTGTCGTCGCTGACGCCGGCTGCACCGTGCACCTGGATGGCACGGTCGATCACATCGCAAGCCACCTGCGGGGCCACCGCCTTGATCATCGCGACCAAATGCCGGGCCTCCTTATTGCCGTGCTGGTCGATCGTCCAGGCGGCCTTCTCGCACAGCAGCCTGGATTGGTCGATTTCGTTGCGGGACTTGGCTATTGCGTGTTGCACAACGCCCTGCTCGGCGAGCGGGCGGCCAAACGCCACCCGGTTGCGGGCCCGGTCGACCATGAGCGCCAGTGCGCGCTCCGCCCCGCCGAGTGCTCGCATACAGTGGTGGATCCGGCCGGGGCCCAGCCGGGCCTGGGCGATTGCGAAGCCGCTGCCCTCTTCGCCGAGCAAATTGGTGGCCGGGACTCGGACGTTGTCGTAGACCACCTCACAGTGGCCATGCTGGTCCTGCCAACCGAACACCGGAGTCGAGCGCACGATCGTCACACCCGGGGTGTCCATCGGCACCAGGATCATCGACTGCTGCTGATGAGCGGCCGCGGTGGGATTGGTGCGGCCCATCACGATGAGGATCTTGCAGCGCGGATCCGCCGCGCCGGATGTCCACCACTTCCTGCCGCTGATGATGTAGTCGGCGCCGTCGCGGGAGATGGTGGTTTCGATGTTGCGGGCATCGCTGCTGGCGACCGCCGGTTCGGTCATCGAGAACGCGCTGCGGATCTCGCCGCGCAGCAGCGGACTCAGCCACTGCCCGCGCTGCTCGTCGGTGCCGAACATGTGCAGGATCTCCATGTTGCCGGTGTCCGGTGCCGCGCAGTTGAGCGCCTCGGGAGCGATTTCCAGGCTCCACCCGGTCAGCTCGGCCAGCGGCGCGTATTCCAGGTTGGTCAACCCCGATTCCGCCGGCAAGAAGAGGTTCCACAGGCCCCGTTCTTGCGCCTTGGTCTTAAGCTCCTCGATGATCGGGGGCGCGGTGTGGTCGTCGGGACCGGCCCCGCGGCGGTAGTCATCGTAGGTGGCCTCGGCCGGAAAAACGTGCTCGGTCATGAAGTCGGACAACCGCTGGTGGTAGTCAATCGCCTTGGCCGACATCGCGAAGTCCATGTCCGCCACGATAGGCCACCTAGGGTGTGGTGCCGGCAGATGTATCGGACGCGACACTTAAATCACGCACACGACGCGCCGCGACTCCGGACCGTGGCTTAAGTCTCGCGGTCGCCATCGCGCACGATGGACGTCATGACCGAGAGCCGTCCCCCTTTTCCTCCGTTCACCCTCGAATCGGCAACCCAGAAAGTTCAGGCCGCTGAAGATGCCTGGAACACCCGTGACCCCGAACGTGTCAGCTTGGCCTACACGGTCGACTCACAGTGGCGAAATCGCGACGAGCACATCGTGGGTCGGGAGCAGATCGTGGCGTTCCTGACCCGAAAATGGCAGCGCGAACTCGACTATTCGCTGCGCAAGAGTTTGTGGACCTTCCACGACAATCGTATTGCGGTGCGCTTCCAGTACGAGTGCCATGACCGGACGGGTCAGTGGTACCGCAGCTACGGCAACGAACTGTGGGAATTCACGCCGTCGGGGTTGATGTCGCGCCGTGAAGCCAGCATCAACGACGTGCCGATCGCAGAGACCGAACGACGCTTCTTCGGTGCACGCCCAGCATCGGAGCATGGCAGCGATATCCCGGTCTGGTAGCGGTGGGCGGAGCCAAGGTGGGCTGCCAGGTTAGGGTGGCTGAGCGCGTCGGCAACCAACCGGCCCGGCAAATCCATCGAAGGTAGTAGGGAAAGTAGAAGTACGCGCCATGACAGATCCGCAGACGACAGTCGGGGTGGTCGCCGAATCGGGACCGGACGAGCGGCGCGTTGGGCTGGTACCCAAGGCGGTCGCGTCGCTAGTGAACAGCGGTGTGGCCGTCGTGGTCGAAGCTGGCGCGGGTGAGCGGGCACTGCTTCCCGACGATCTCTACTCGCAAGCCGGCGCCGCGATCGGCGATGCCTGGGCCGCTGACATCGTGGTCAAGGTCGCACCACCTACCCCGAGCGAGATCGGCCGACTGCGCAGCGGCCAGACGCTGATCGGCTTCCTTGCGCCGCGCAACGCCGACAACTCGATCGGCGCGCTCAAGCAAGCCGGTGTCCAGGCGTTCGCACTGGAAGCGATCCCGCGAATCTCACGGGCTCAGGTGATGGATGCGTTGTCGTCGCAGGCCAACGTGTCTGGCTACAAAGCCGTCCTGCTGGCGGGCGCGGAGGCGACCCGGTTCTTCCCGATGCTGACTACCGCGGCGGGCACGGTAAAACCGGCGAGCGTGCTGGTCCTGGGCGTGGGTGTGGCTGGCCTGCAGGCACTGGCGACGGCCAAACGCTTGGGCGCCCGCACCACCGGGTACGACGTGCGCCCCGAGGTTGCCGATCAGGTGCGCTCGGTGGGGGCACAGTGGCTCGAGGTCGGTGTCACGGCTTCGGGTACCGGCGGGTACGCCCGCGAGCTGACCGATGACGAACGCGCGCAGCAGCAGAAGGCTTTGGAGGAGGCGATCGCCGGGTTCGACGTGGTGATTACCACCGCACTGGTTCCAGGCAAGCCCGCGCCACGCCTGGTGACCGCCGCGGCGGTGGAGGCGATGAAGCCCGGCAGCGTGGTGGTCGACCTCGCAGGTGAGACCGGCGGCAACTGTGAATTGACCGAGCCGGGCCAAACGGTGGTCAAACACGATGTCACCATCGCGTCACCGCTGAATCTGCCCGCGACGATGCCCGAGCATGCCAGTGAGCTCTACAGCAAGAACATCACGGCGCTGCTCGACCTATTGATCAAGGACGGCACGCTAGCCCCCGATTTTGACGATGAAGTCATCGCGGAATCGTGTGTGACCCGCCAAGGGGACTGAGAGGACTCCCAAAGATGTACGACGAACTGTTGCAAAACCTGGCGATCCTGGTGCTGTCCGGATTCGTCGGCTTCGCGGTGATCTCCAAGGTGCCCAACACCTTGCACACCCCGCTGATGTCGGGGACCAACGCCATTCACGGCATTGTCGTTCTCGGGGCGCTGGTGGTGTTCGGGAGGGTTGAGCACCCGTCGCTCGCGGTGCACATCATTTTGTTCGTCGCGGTGGTGTTCGGCACCCTGAACGTCATCGGCGGCTTCATCGTCACCGACCGAATGCTCGGGATGTTCAAGGGCAAGAAACCCGCCGCCGGCAAGTCGGATGAGGTCGCCCGATGAACCTGCACTACCTCGTCGAGATTCTCTACCTCGTTTCGTTCTCGCTGTTCATCTACGGGTTGATGGGCCTAACCGGACCCAAGACCGCGGTGCGGGGCAACTTGATCGCCGCGGTCGGCATGGCCATCGCCGTGGCGGCGACGCTGGTCATGATCCGGCACACCACTCAATGGCCGCTGATCATCGCCGGTCTGGTCGTGGGTGTGGTGCTGGGCGTACCGCCGGCACGGCTGACCAAGATGACGGCCATGCCGCAGCTGGTGGCGTTCTTCAACGGCGTGGGCGGCGGGACGGTCGCGCTCATCGCGCTGTCGGAGTTCATCGAAACCACTGGCTTTTCCGCGTTCAAGCACGGCGAGTCGCCGACGGTGCACATCGTGGTGGCCTCGTTGTTCGCCGCGATCGTCGGGTCGATCTCGTTTTGGGGGTCGATTATCGCGTTCGGCAAGTTGCAGGAGATCATCTCCGGTCGGCCGATCGGGTTCGGCAAGGCGCAGCAGCCGTTCAACCTGTTGCTGCTGGCCATCGCTGTGGTCGCCGCGGTGGTCATCGGCCTCAACGCGCATCCCGGTACCGGCGGGGCGTCACTGTGGTGGATGATCGGCCTGCTGGTGGCCGCCGCCGTGCTGGGCCTGATGGTGGTGTTGCCCATCGGTGGCGCCGACATGCCGGTGGTCATCTCCCTGCTGAATGCGATGACCGGTCTGTCGGCGGCGGCGGCCGGTTTGGCATTGAACAACACCGCGATGATCGTGGCGGGCATGATCGTCGGCGCATCGGGTTCGATCCTGACGAACCTGATGGCCCAGGCGATGAATCGCTCTATCCCCGCGATCGTCGCCGGCGGGTTCGGCGGGGTCGGTGTGGCTCCCAGTGATGACAGTGGCGACAAGCACGTCAAAGCCACGTCGGCGGCCGATGCCGCGATTCAGATGGCATACGCCAACCAGG
It includes:
- a CDS encoding aldehyde dehydrogenase family protein, with product MTTESVAPKTQQPDTPETPTARTAEPSAGAPPTTPPATPAASQVATIVAGLRTTYATGRTRSIEWRKEQLRALARLMEENDAAITDALSQDLGRNQFEAYIADIATTVAEAKFAAKRVRRWTRRRYLLLEAPQLPGRGWVEYEPYGTVLIIGAWNYPFYLTLGPAVGAIAAGNAVVLKPSEIAPASSRLMAELVPRYLDNDAIAVIEGDGSVSQELIAQGLDRVMFTGGTEIGRKVYEGAAPHLTPVTLELGGKSPVIVADDADVDVAAKRIAWIKLLNAGQTCVAPDYVLADAKIRDELVGKISAAITKFGSGEPGGMRIVNQRQFDRLSGYISDAKAQAEAGGKNDVVVGGGCDASKLRIQPTVVVDPDPNGPLMSNEIFGPILPVLSVDSLDDAIRFVNSRPKPLSAYLFTKSRHVRERVIKEVPAGGMLVNHLAFQVSTAKLPFGGVGASGMGAYHGRWGFEEFSHRKSVLTKPTRPDLSSFTYPPYTERAFKLARKLF
- a CDS encoding SDR family oxidoreductase codes for the protein MPGVQDRVIVVTGAGGGLGREYALTLAGEGASVVINDLGGARDGTGAGSAMADQVVAEIRDAGGRAVANYDSVATEDGAANIIKTALDEFGAVHGVVSNAGILRDGTFHKMTSENWDAVLKVHLYGGYNVLRAAWPHFREQSYGRAVVATSTSGLFGNFGQTNYGAAKLGLVGMINTLALEGAKYNIHVNALAPIAATRMTQDIMPPEVLEKLTPDFVAPVVAHLCTEECSDNGSVFIVGGGKVQRAALFQNDGVNFDKPPSVQDVAAHWAEITDLSGAKKAGFKL
- a CDS encoding NADPH:quinone oxidoreductase family protein, producing MKACVVKELSGPSGMVYTDIDDVSGDDGNVVIDVRAAGVCYPDLLLTKGEYQLKLPPPFVPGMETAGVVRSAPPGSGFTVGERVSGFGVLGCYAEQVAVPVANVVRSPPELDDAEAVSLLVNYNTMYFALAHRAGLRPGNTVLVLGASGGVGTAAVQIAKAMGAAEVIAVVHREAAIDYVAALGADVVVTSTDDWTQRVVDKTAGKGVDIVVDPVGGEAFDDALSVLAIDGKLLVIGFAAGDIPTLTVNRLLLRNVSVVGVAWGEYLNQVPGSAALFASGLGQLVFLGLKPPPPLRYPLSEGQAALQTLADGGVLGKVVLEP
- a CDS encoding PE family protein encodes the protein MSYLIAEPQIMGAVAAQVEEIGSAVSVASATAASSTTAVATAAADEVSAAIAQFFTAHGKEYQAVLGQVEAFHSQFHQTLAAAGNAYANAEAAIANTLQSGLGLPAAPTTPAAAAIPPFPANLTNLIFGPTGVPLPSPAYLAAANELYLRTLNPLQAIFTPEELYPITGVRSSVLNTSVEEGLTIMHNAILDQLAIPGNTVTVFGYSQSAIIASLEMQQLAAMGPAAPPATDLNFVLVGNEMNPNGGMLARFPGLTLPSLGLTFYGATPSDTIYPTAIYTREYDGFASFPQYPLNIISNLNAIAGIVFVHTGYMDLTPAQVDAAIELPTSPGYTGVTDYYMIPTENLPLLEPLRAIPVIGNPLANLIQPNLEVIVNLGYGDPNFGYSTGPADVQTPFGIWPDVPPQVIGDALVAGTQEGIQDFTADVQALLAQPITLPTFQPPQPADFASALAAAPTPAEVVNTLTSIISTNYAVLLPTADIGLALATSLPLYNTQLFASQLAQGNLINAIGLPLAATAGLTSIAGGVEFLVLLSAAADTVSDVESLFT
- a CDS encoding PE family protein; protein product: MTNLVAGIESMVVAAEEVAGIGSILNQANGAAAGPTTAVAAAAADEVSAAAATLFSAHGQEYQAITRQMAGFHDQFARTLAAAGRAYADAEAANAAAASRAVSVLTASAPALLSPLNVVSGFNRALSGGTLTAPAAAATDVTLVMGGSGLPIPPLTYVNDLVTKYVTPNFPDFIAAHARALFTPEGLYPLTGIKDLTLTESVARGVTILNSAIAEQLAAGNDVHVVGYSQSAIIASLQMQNLAAMGSPNTANLSFTLLGNLMNPNGGLMSRFAGLSLPGIGLDFYGATPADTGYPTDVYTLQYDGYASFPQYPINVLSVLNAFAGIQFVHGIYPDLDPSNLPPGYNLVQLPTSPGYSGGTDYFMITHPGLPLLDPVRAIPVIGNAVADLVQPNLTYLVNLGYGDPNYGYSTGYADVATPFGVLPPIPATIGIDLLSGAQQGIGDFATTITTEVAPSVSGFPNSLLGSGGTDGSGSSLPDTPISAPAPGFSPIGFIDAVQALNTDVTRSITNAVASTSAALLATADIVNEVVTTLPSYNLNLFLDGIKQVLNGDATGGLIYAFGAPLAASTAMLTLAAGFQLGVVVDAVGSIV
- a CDS encoding tyrosine-protein phosphatase, with the translated sequence MAATLRDLPGAWNFRDVADIATVVRPGRLFRSSELSRLDDDGRQALSRLGITDVADLRSSRELARRGPGRVPDSIDVHLLPFADLADDEPSDSEAPHEHAFRRLITETADESGQSSESINDAAVGYMLDEYRQFPTRSGAQRALHHVITLLATGRPVLTHCFAGKDRTGFVVAIVLEAIGVDRAAIRADFLRSNDSVPQLRDRITEMIQQRADTELTPEVVTFTQARLSDGVLGVREEYLAAARQTIDDTYGSLDGYLRDSGINEAAVDQLRSVLLG
- a CDS encoding acyl-CoA dehydrogenase family protein — translated: MSAKAIDYHQRLSDFMTEHVFPAEATYDDYRRGAGPDDHTAPPIIEELKTKAQERGLWNLFLPAESGLTNLEYAPLAELTGWSLEIAPEALNCAAPDTGNMEILHMFGTDEQRGQWLSPLLRGEIRSAFSMTEPAVASSDARNIETTISRDGADYIISGRKWWTSGAADPRCKILIVMGRTNPTAAAHQQQSMILVPMDTPGVTIVRSTPVFGWQDQHGHCEVVYDNVRVPATNLLGEEGSGFAIAQARLGPGRIHHCMRALGGAERALALMVDRARNRVAFGRPLAEQGVVQHAIAKSRNEIDQSRLLCEKAAWTIDQHGNKEARHLVAMIKAVAPQVACDVIDRAIQVHGAAGVSDDTPLARLYSWHRAMRIFDGPDEVHLRSIARAELGREKTAFAAAVT
- a CDS encoding DUF1348 family protein, whose product is MTESRPPFPPFTLESATQKVQAAEDAWNTRDPERVSLAYTVDSQWRNRDEHIVGREQIVAFLTRKWQRELDYSLRKSLWTFHDNRIAVRFQYECHDRTGQWYRSYGNELWEFTPSGLMSRREASINDVPIAETERRFFGARPASEHGSDIPVW
- a CDS encoding Re/Si-specific NAD(P)(+) transhydrogenase subunit alpha; its protein translation is MTDPQTTVGVVAESGPDERRVGLVPKAVASLVNSGVAVVVEAGAGERALLPDDLYSQAGAAIGDAWAADIVVKVAPPTPSEIGRLRSGQTLIGFLAPRNADNSIGALKQAGVQAFALEAIPRISRAQVMDALSSQANVSGYKAVLLAGAEATRFFPMLTTAAGTVKPASVLVLGVGVAGLQALATAKRLGARTTGYDVRPEVADQVRSVGAQWLEVGVTASGTGGYARELTDDERAQQQKALEEAIAGFDVVITTALVPGKPAPRLVTAAAVEAMKPGSVVVDLAGETGGNCELTEPGQTVVKHDVTIASPLNLPATMPEHASELYSKNITALLDLLIKDGTLAPDFDDEVIAESCVTRQGD